Genomic DNA from Candidatus Koribacter versatilis Ellin345:
TCGGAACCAGTTTCGACAATGCGCTGTAGCAGCGACTCCATCACGATCTGGGTGCGGGCGCTATCGAGCGTGCCGATGAGCGGCAGCGCCAGCACACCGTCCCACAACTTCACGACCGGCGTGGAAAGCTCAAGCATTTCCTGTTGCTGGCGGGCGATGACTTCCTCCCGCGACTTCTGGAAGATCTCAGTCGTATAAATCCCGAGACGGTCGATGAGCTCGCCGATACCCCAGCTCTCATCGGCCAGCTCCTGGGGATTTGTGAGTTCCGCTCGCAGCACCGAGAAAATCGGCCTTTTCAGAGACAGCACATAGGCCGCAACTTCCGAGGGAGAAAACCCCTGCTGTGCGCGCGCTCTCGAGATCTCTGCCAGTTGATCGCGCAAACGCGACCATTCTTGTCCGCGGACTTCGTTGACGCTCCCGCTGCGCATGCCCTCCACGAGCAGCGAAAGCAACACGCTCGACTGGCTCAGCAGATCGCGGTCGTTCATCAGGTCGGTCCGCCGCGTGGCGGTCGACATCTCTTT
This window encodes:
- a CDS encoding STAS domain-containing protein; protein product: MSRVPEIIRKHETDILQNWMKEMSTATRRTDLMNDRDLLSQSSVLLSLLVEGMRSGSVNEVRGQEWSRLRDQLAEISRARAQQGFSPSEVAAYVLSLKRPIFSVLRAELTNPQELADESWGIGELIDRLGIYTTEIFQKSREEVIARQQQEMLELSTPVVKLWDGVLALPLIGTLDSARTQIVMESLLQRIVETGSEVAIIDITGVPTVDTLVAQHLIKTVTAARLMGADCIISGIRPQTAQTIVHLGVDLADVATKATLADAFRVALARTGNSIGTFGKKKKNGKRA